From a single Nostoc edaphicum CCNP1411 genomic region:
- a CDS encoding DUF6761 family protein yields the protein MLQDTQTIRYYQRLTDAFAELWNRGYRTDDMRMYLDGYLAALRHSNVIEPYLIHRLEEEASRYLYDGSNFAVPQPQPQPDYY from the coding sequence ATGCTCCAAGACACACAAACCATCCGCTATTACCAAAGACTCACCGACGCCTTCGCCGAGTTATGGAATCGCGGTTATCGCACGGATGACATGCGGATGTATTTGGATGGATATCTAGCCGCATTGCGACATAGCAACGTCATTGAACCTTATCTGATTCATCGCCTAGAAGAGGAAGCCAGCCGCTACTTGTACGATGGGTCAAATTTTGCAGTGCCGCAACCACAGCCACAACCCGATTACTACTAA
- a CDS encoding response regulator transcription factor: protein MGSVCIEIIEGNPHLRSLLGWHLQQLEYRVHQAASIYQAREVFLSHQPTLVVLDADLPDGDGIEFCRWLHRQQQPLILMLSARNSEADIVAGLKAGADDYLSKPFGMQEFLARVEALIRRKRTPTAPAYLDYGTLQIDLVQRRVRFQGEFIDLTPQEFSLLYVLAQAGGVPLSRSELLRRAWPDAIDNPRTIDTHVLSLRKKVELDPRQPNLIQTIRNVGYRFNMEILNTNISQSQTTKLARERFSNQRSTLSSSQV, encoded by the coding sequence GTGGGTTCGGTTTGTATAGAAATCATTGAGGGGAATCCCCATCTGAGGTCGTTGTTGGGTTGGCACTTACAACAACTGGAATACCGTGTGCATCAAGCTGCCAGCATTTATCAAGCAAGGGAAGTATTTTTAAGCCATCAACCAACACTGGTAGTTTTAGATGCAGACCTGCCTGATGGTGATGGCATTGAGTTTTGTCGTTGGTTGCATCGTCAGCAGCAGCCTCTAATCTTAATGCTATCTGCCCGTAATAGTGAAGCTGATATCGTTGCAGGTTTAAAGGCGGGTGCAGATGATTACCTGAGCAAACCTTTTGGGATGCAAGAGTTTTTGGCACGGGTAGAGGCACTGATTCGCCGAAAGCGCACACCTACTGCACCAGCTTACTTGGATTATGGCACTTTGCAAATCGATTTAGTTCAGCGCCGTGTCCGGTTCCAAGGGGAGTTCATTGACTTAACGCCCCAGGAATTCAGTTTGCTGTACGTTTTGGCACAAGCTGGTGGAGTACCTCTAAGTAGGTCGGAATTGCTGCGTCGTGCTTGGCCTGATGCTATCGATAACCCTCGTACCATTGATACTCACGTTTTGTCGCTGCGGAAAAAGGTTGAACTTGATCCTCGGCAACCCAATTTGATTCAAACTATCCGCAATGTTGGATACCGTTTTAACATGGAAATTTTGAATACTAATATTTCACAGTCACAAACAACAAAGTTAGCTAGAGAGAGATTTAGTAATCAACGTTCAACACTTAGTAGTAGTCAAGTGTGA
- a CDS encoding ABC transporter ATP-binding protein: MNTAKAILRLEQVNLFTKLKTQLPGNQQGYPILQDISLEVFQSDGSANACGERIAIVGSVGAGKTSLLRLINRLIEPTSGKLYLENQEYRQIPVIQLRQMLVLVLQESKLLGMTVGQALAYPLVLRGLPKQTIQQRVNHWTDQLHIPNEWLGRTEVQLSAGQRQLVAIARALVIQPKILLLDEPTSSLDAGTATHLMQILTQLSQTHQTTILMVNHQLELAQMFCTRLLHLQQGHLFANQRVSEIDWVELRKSLIQAEAQDDFGF, from the coding sequence TTGAATACAGCAAAAGCCATACTCAGGCTAGAGCAAGTTAATCTGTTTACAAAGCTGAAAACCCAACTTCCTGGCAATCAGCAAGGATACCCCATATTGCAAGATATTTCCTTGGAGGTATTCCAGAGCGATGGCTCCGCCAACGCCTGCGGCGAACGCATTGCTATTGTAGGATCAGTAGGTGCTGGTAAAACTTCCTTATTACGCCTCATCAACCGCCTAATTGAACCCACGAGTGGTAAGCTCTATCTAGAAAATCAAGAATATCGCCAAATTCCCGTCATCCAGCTACGGCAAATGCTTGTACTTGTATTGCAAGAATCAAAGCTGTTGGGGATGACAGTTGGGCAAGCCTTGGCTTATCCTTTAGTTTTGCGTGGTTTGCCCAAACAGACAATTCAGCAACGAGTTAATCATTGGACAGACCAACTGCATATTCCCAATGAATGGTTAGGGCGAACAGAGGTGCAACTTTCTGCGGGACAACGACAACTAGTAGCGATCGCTCGTGCCTTAGTCATCCAGCCTAAAATATTATTATTAGACGAGCCAACCTCTTCCCTAGATGCTGGTACGGCTACTCATCTAATGCAAATCTTAACCCAGCTGAGTCAAACTCATCAAACCACAATTCTGATGGTAAATCACCAACTGGAACTGGCCCAGATGTTTTGCACTCGGTTATTACACCTGCAACAAGGTCATTTATTCGCAAATCAAAGAGTCTCAGAGATAGACTGGGTTGAATTACGAAAAAGCTTGATTCAAGCAGAGGCTCAAGACGATTTTGGATTTTAA
- a CDS encoding DUF4079 domain-containing protein — MNLPSFLWLWKIAAWSMGLSLLAYLMLAITGVWMFRARTSQQFPFITPFMGGNKGVRSLHYTMGISMVSLVLLLLAIGIVGTLGHFGSLGHSSHLIAGLIVVALVLLSAFSATQISVRRPWARPLHIGVNIILFVGFAWVSLTGWIVVQKYLP, encoded by the coding sequence ATGAATCTGCCTTCATTTCTTTGGTTGTGGAAAATAGCCGCCTGGTCAATGGGGTTGTCCCTGCTAGCATATCTAATGTTAGCAATCACCGGCGTTTGGATGTTTCGGGCGAGAACTTCGCAGCAATTCCCTTTTATTACCCCATTTATGGGCGGAAATAAAGGGGTGCGATCGCTCCACTATACAATGGGAATCAGCATGGTAAGTTTAGTGCTACTACTGCTAGCGATCGGTATTGTTGGCACTTTAGGCCACTTTGGTTCTTTAGGTCACTCGTCACACCTAATCGCTGGATTGATAGTGGTAGCACTAGTTTTACTGTCTGCTTTCAGTGCCACGCAAATTAGTGTCAGACGACCTTGGGCTAGACCCTTACACATCGGCGTAAATATTATTCTGTTTGTAGGATTTGCCTGGGTATCCCTTACTGGTTGGATTGTAGTACAAAAGTATTTACCGTGA
- a CDS encoding DUF1830 domain-containing protein, producing MAQILDPLPPEQSGKILCCYINATSKIQVARICNIPNWYFERVVFPGQRLVFEAPRKGQVEIHTGMMASAILSDKIPCDRLMLEEPSTNEFDTDSSDEKDPFNTRLMVQQINTKIGDTTKPLQILGLASVD from the coding sequence ATGGCTCAAATATTAGATCCTCTACCACCTGAGCAATCGGGAAAAATTCTCTGCTGCTACATTAATGCCACGAGCAAAATACAGGTAGCTCGCATCTGCAATATTCCCAACTGGTATTTTGAAAGGGTTGTTTTCCCTGGACAACGTTTAGTTTTTGAAGCTCCGCGAAAAGGTCAAGTGGAGATTCATACAGGGATGATGGCAAGTGCAATTTTATCCGATAAGATTCCGTGCGATCGCCTGATGCTCGAAGAACCCAGTACTAATGAGTTTGATACAGACTCATCAGATGAAAAAGACCCTTTTAATACCAGACTAATGGTGCAGCAAATTAATACAAAAATCGGAGATACTACCAAACCCTTGCAAATTCTTGGTTTAGCATCGGTTGATTAA